A segment of the Corylus avellana chromosome ca2, CavTom2PMs-1.0 genome:
CTAAATTGCCATCCGCTTGTCTCATATCAAGAACAACTCTTCTGTACTGTAGGATGTTAGTACAGTAAATTAAATATCTTCATAAGGTAAAGATATACAACTGTAGCAAGTCAACGCGTGGATCTCACTTGCCACCTCGTGAAGTACACACACCTCTGCCCACTGTTGCCACTCTCATTCACTGCTGTATCAGTAGTTCGACTTTCTGTTTGTACTCCTGTTATTTTTCTGTAGTGTTTTTTAACTTACCTTGCTTTTTGCTAGTTATTATCTCTCAAATCTGTTGTTTGATGTTGTAGATGAGACTTTTGTAGTCAATATTCGTTCCTCTCTACGGATGTTGTTCGGTTTTCCGCATTACTTTCCCCGCAACCACCACTTCATGGGTAGTTGCTGCTTTTACCATATAGTGCTCCTTATCAAGCACATTTGCCCTTAGTTACCACTTCATGCGATCTTTAGAAAGCTAGGCTCAACTCGATTATAGACTCATTCTTGGCCGCCGACAAGGTTTTTCTCTacttaagataagattttgattaaataaaatagagcaagtcctacaaagatttatctagatggctctccatccatctagaaggttctctacaaagatttatctagatggttctccatccatttagaaagtttttaatttgtcttcatcatctagatggttctaacttAGGGACTAAGTTCATCATCTAAATGGTTCTAACTTTGACTATAAATAGCCATGGGGCCTTATGCCTCAAACATGATCGATGATAATCAATAACACACGATAAGAGAAGCCCGGAGAAGAGAGCTTCAGTTATACTCCAGAAAGAGATTTAAGAAAATAGTGTCTTAATACACTACTGAGAGTAtatattagtttcaacagagGTTGTTTCTTTCTGTATTATTTTACTACTGTATTAACTCATgttttgcataacttgagtaaataccactgtaacaagttgtttatagtggattgatcgAAGTTAGTCCTGTGGATGTAGGCCCACTACTGAATCACGTAAATACTGTGTTTTGATTtcttgcatttatcattccattattattttGTGGAGTGTACACAATCATTGAGTCAAGGGTATGTCCGTCCCTAACACTCATTGCTTATTGGTTGTTTCCTTCTctataaaatgattaattaatttctcttcttctcaCAAGGACTATCCTCTTTCAAGTCTCTTTAATTACCTTTCGttttaaaatatttctaaaCTACATATATATTGGTTTTGAAAACGCCTTCAACAGGACGTGCAAGCACAAAAACGTCGACGTACCTTGACAAAAGAGTGCAACTGAgaagaaaatatggaagaaaaagaaagcaaaaaaaatcccttcTCACTCGGGTTTGTAAATTGCCACAAAGCAAGGGAGGATAGCTCTGGGATTTAGTACACAGAGTTCCTCAAAGTTGGAATGAGAACCCTTTCTCCAAGCCAAGGAGTCGAACCCTGAGGATGCCATTTCTTGAATTCTCTCCAGAGGACTATGAATCCTCCCGGCCACTACTCGGCACACTATCAAAGCCTTCCTTGCAGACGAATCTTTCTCATATAATTCAATGGATTCGAATGCTCTTCCACTTGTGGAAGTGGTGAAAACCCCACCATTGGATTCCTTCTTGGTGAGAAATCCGTGCCTTAAAACTTGACACACACCACAATCATCTAAAGTGCAGAGGCTGGAGGAGCCATTGATGCCAAGAGAGCAGACAACAGTTGTGCCATAGAACCTCAAAAGCTCATTCCCATCAACCAGGCACCGGGGATGCTTTTTGGGTAGTTTGCTAGCTTCAATCTTCACTGTTTCTCTATATTCTTCAAACCAGGCTACGGTTTTTTGCATGTTGTGGACCTTCAAGACCCTCTCTATCCTTCTGCACTCCTTCTCTGCAGACTTCAACCTGCAGCTTTTTTGGCAAATTATTTCTACTATCTTCCTTGATGAGTCTCCTTCACCAAGTTCAATGACTGCACACAAGGGAGCATTAACCGGGTTTGACAGCAACATTATCTAAAATTAATAGCCAAAAAGTGCAATTCTCTACATAATTACCCACTGCTTTTTTTTATACACACTccagtaaattttttattatcttttctattttcttctaaatattgtttttcattcttttttttattatattcttgcCGACACTAATATTTTCAAACATTCATATTCAAAAGGGTATCATCGAAAATGAATACAATactgaaaaattttaaatgtctTCTAATGTGTTGGAGGTGAAAAATGCctcatattaactaaatatagctaatatggAAGTTTTACACAATTTGCTGGAGGTCATTTATCTATTGATTCCTCCTCCTAATTCTCATAGAAGGAAACAAAaggagtttttctttttttttctttttttctttccttaaatTGAAAAGTTAAGAAAGATTTTTTCCTTGAATTGAAAAGTTAAGAAAGTTGAAAAAACACACTTTGAAGATCATAATTAGCATCCACCTATGCGTAGTTTTGGATTACAAGTTAAAAATTAAGAAGGGACCTCAAACAATAACAGAACAATTTACATAAAAACATGTATATGAGATAGAACTTTGAATCATTGGTGTTCACCTGCATGTTTTGACAGATGATGTGCTTCAACAGCATCCAGTTTTCTAAACTGCGCACCACATATCTGGCAAATTGGATTTGAATTACCATTATAATCTGTCTCAATAGATCTTCTACACTCTGAAGGAATATCACTGCAACCCCCACCATGGATTTTAATCAAAGTAGACCTGCCGGAGTCGTAGTGAGGTACGGGATGGCGGCCTCTATTGTCGGTGTTTGCCAGCCTCAGGTTACCCACAAAAGTTGGGCCATGCTTTCCTCTGTCATTGGCATTGCTGGAAGCATAAAACCGACTAATTTTAATTTCCCAGGTTGAATCATCAAGAAGTACTTCATGAGTCACAGGTTTAAGGAATTCAATGCTCCCTAGGGATCTTCTACTGCAAACAAGAGGCTTGTTGTCTCTGCGTTTCATAACATCTCTGAGATCTGATATGGCTTTTGGACAGCAAGAGCTGTCTGGCTTTCTTGTCGAAGTGCTCAGATTATTGTTGTCATTTGGATCATGCACATCTGATGGTAGTTGTGATCTTCTGCAGTCCAATGATCTTCTCAGAGCACACCAAACCGTTGGCATCGATCCTGTATCTTAATTATTTGGTATTATATGGTTCAACCTTTTAAATGGGTTTTAAACTTTGATGTCAAGAAAACAATCAAGGAAAGTCAGTATTTTTGTCGATAATATTGTTCCTCTTTTGGCAGGCTGTTGGGAGAATCTGAAAGTTATTTCGTTTCCTTTGTTTTCACACAACAGTTCCAATTATAGAAACTTTTAATATAAAGTTCATGTATAAGAGATACGCAATATTTTCTATTACCTCAGATGCAAAAAACTTCCAAGTTTTAAGCACATAAGCCATCGAGGATCCTGTCACAACATTCCTCGTAGGACATGTCCATGAAAGTGGAGTGACAACATTGACCTCCGATTTGACTTTACAACTtttaaaacaaagaagaaaaaaaaaattcctttaattGATGAGATTTGACAAAATCAAAGCAGATTTACACTTTGGGATTTTCCAGCAATATTCTAAATCTCCAGAAAAGGAACTTGTTTGAGGAAGGCCTAAGTTGACAAAAATaagtagtttataaaaatataagtgTTAAGTCCTACATTAGTTTCTTACTAGGTAAAAGTAAACTTTTCTAGTAAAAGTaaactttataagtgattctaagaaaactcaaaattaattaGTTCTTTTGGAGTAATAACGCAAATATGAATAACTCTTTCCCTGaatcgttacaaatggtatcagaacaACTTAATAACACCATGTAGGCTTCTCGACCTCCCAAAGACATTTGAGGGAGCAAGAGGCTATATTATTGCGGAACTACCTGAATGGAAATGATACAATGCTAGGAGAAATAGATCTCAAAGCATTTACATTCATTCATATGATAATTCAGATAGAGATACTTCATTGATTAGAAAATTAATAGTACTGAGATAAGGTGCTAATCAGAAGAATCAAGATTATAGATGAACAAACATTCAAGAACTTACTGAACACACATACAAACTTGAGTAAGTTTTATTTAGAAGATATCCATTACAGCTCGCATAAGTCATATGCAATGTAACCAGTTCGTACAAGTAATATATATCTCTGTAATGTACCTCCAGTTCAGAACAGAAAAGATGAGGATCCAAGGACAGATGCATGATTTTTACCCAGGTTGCGTCCCCGGAGACATTCCAGATCCATCACTTGAGAGTGATCCACAAAGAGGTTCACCTGGAAGTAGAGGCCATCAGCAAGGATGTTAGAACATGTAATTAAGATCCCAATTTCAGTAATGAAGAAAAGGATGAAACGAAGAGCATCATACCCTGGGACCATACTGTTTAATAAACCACTCAGAGGCTCTGGGATTTGATGCTTCAAACATGATCTTCTCAAGACCAAGACGCCCAATGACCTTAGCAATTATGTCTGACCGTACAGAATCAGCATGCTTGCAGACATCATCAGCATCAATCATTATAGTGTCTGCTCCAGCTTCTAAGCATCTCTCAGCCCGTCTGATCAAAAGATCCACATCTTCAACAAATTCTGTGTAAGCAAAGAGAAAGCTCATGATCAAACCATAGAGACGATTCAACAACCTCTCACTCTTTTCTAGTTTGATGACATTATCTCATTTGATCCAATGTTCAAGTAACCAGCTCCTACAAAATACAGTACGCACCGAGCAAAAGGAAACAGTACAGCATGTGGGTTACAAGGATGCAAAATCTATACCGAGCCCTAATAACATTGGTATCCAGGATAGTGTAACATAGGGCAATAATACGAAGCAATGCATGTATTTATATTTGGGACTCCCCGGTCCAATTTCCATGTTACAAATACATACATATATCAGTATCCTGTCTACACAAACCTAGAGTAAATTCTGATTTTTAAAGAATAGAAAATGTTAAGATCTATCGTCTCTTCAAACAACAGAAAAAACAAGTCATGATgagaaaatacaaattaaacaGGCAGACAACCTTCTAACAAGTAAAGTTGACATCCCAAAAGTATGCTTTGGCTAAAGACTCAAATGGTGTTTAAGAACTATGTGAATAGCATTGAAATAAGAGGTTCCATAGCTgcattcataataataataataataataataaatgctaAATACATTTTAAGGCAAGAAAAGAACGAAGTTGTTTGATGCTTGAACAAAACTGTTTGCTTGTTAATTGCAAAATCACATCAAACTACGCTGCCTTTCATTTTTTGGTAATCCACTTCTATCCATCTGGAGCAAACACTACACTTAATTACACTAATACTCTGCACAATACATTCATCCTAGATGCTCTGAGCTAAGGGTATGTACTGTGCTTATTTCACCAACCAAGCATCCTTGGCCCAAATATTTATATGTACATCATGAAAAGAGTCCATATCAGATGACCAAAGTTCATCAATTTCAATCTAGAACATAATATTGACAGTTTTTCCTTCTCTACAGACGGCATGTTATCCTTAGAAGAAGATTGATCATGATGATAAAGCTTGTaggaaatattttcaataaGCACTCATCCAAAAGACTGCACACATACCAGATGATCGAGGCCTTGGGACAATATAAGCTCCAAATGCTCTATCACCACCAACAGGAATGTCAGACTTGTTAACCTTCACTGCAAATTGAGGCTTGGCTTTGAGACCACCACTCTTAATCAAGCGCACAAATCTTAGAAGAGTCTCTTCAGGAACCTCGAGTGATCCCACATTCAGCTCAATAGTATCAAACCCCAATTGCTTGCACTCCTAAAGAGATCATAGAAGGACACTGAATTAGTgctctaaaaaatattaaagaaaacaactTACAATACAAATCCTCTCCCACACCTCACCTCCACATACTCTTTGAAGACCGATGGACCTTTGTGAACCAAGTGTTCAGCCCAGTCACCTGTGCTAACATATACATCATGTTGGTGAGCTATGTTAATCACTTCTTTAATGAAAGCCTTTGGCATCAGGCTATGAGAACCTCCAGAGAACTTTAATCCATCAACAAATTGTCCCATGGACTCAAAAATATCCTGCAGAACACAATATCCTGATCTTTGTCAAATCCCGAGAAGCAACTTAGGAAAGTGTTGAGCAGCAGTGCTGGTCTCAATCAAGGATAAAGGAGGAGTATTGTAGCAGTTCCAAATATTActcaactctcatgaaataatCAAAGAAGATGAATAAGAAGCATAGATATAGATGATTAATTAATGTGTGTCATTATTGGTAGACAAGTAACTGTGCAACTGCAGATGCACACATTCCTGCTCAAGATTATGAAACAGTAACCTTGTGCATGATCCTTCCCTTCCCGGGATTAGCACCCTCTAGTTTTTCTTGAATAACTCTATGGTGGAGTTCTTAAAAtcttaacaattatttttaattaagtggTTCAGATTTTGCGAGCTCAATACACAACTCGATCAGATATAAtgaactaagaaaaaaaattaaagatcgTTTAAATGTGGTAATCGATGAGCTGGTAAAATCTGCACCTTCTTTAATTCCCTTCAAAGATCCCTCCCTTGATTACTCCCTCGAATACTCCCATGTTTTTCTCAACATTAATCTTGTTTCTTTATATAATTCTACATGGAATAAGCGAGCACCAGTGCTACTTCTGATATTTTCTCTCACTGAGAAAGTTGAGGAAGAGAGAGTTTTATACTATGGTATCTGCCACCTAAGCGCATCTACAACTTCGAGATCAACGTCTCAAAACTAATATTTACCATCAATACACAATCCCCACTATTATCTTCGCTTCTGTTTCAAATTCCGTAGATATCAATTCTCTACATTCATTgtccatttttcatttgttcGAAAATATAACATGGGATTGTGGGTAGTGGACATTAATCAAACACAAGATTCTAGAACTTTAGCTCGTAGATTTTCGCTATAGTTAGTTACCCAACAACCAAAACCCAtctaataaaaagtaaaagtagttGTTATAGATAATAAGATCATGATTAGCACTAATAATGAAGACAATCATCATAAGGATTACCTGAATAACGTTTTGGCTTAAGAGGGTGAAATGGGGGCCTCTCATCTCCGTGACTCCATAGCGGCGAGGTTTCTCCGGGCGGTCCTCGTCCTCGTCGAAGCTCTTCCATAGGTACGCCGACATTATCGAGCCAAAGTGAGAGACCAAGGGAAAGAAATGGAAATGGAAATGCGATTCCCGTTGATTCAACTTAAAGTTTCTCGGGATGTCACTGGAAGTGTTCCAGCTCCTTCGAGAAATGGTTTCGCCAACATATAGATATAGTCATCTCAAATTAAATAATCCGCTGAAACGTGTTGTTAATCCTGATATACCACGTCATGAGCGTGGGGCCCATATCCTGCAacaagattgatttttgaattttgagtacTCCAATCCTACGGGATTAGTAGTTCTATTAATTTATCCTTCTCAATTTTCTTCGCATATTCTCAAAGTTTACATTAGCTgatttttccaattaaaaaatcaatttttatttacccAATATTATGACAACCACGACACATAAGCTTTAGTGGAATAAGAGTAATATATAGCATTGCTCACACAACCTTACCTAAAAATGGACTCAACTCAAATTTGaatcttaaatttcaaaagttcATATATCTACGAATATTTTGAGCGTGGTAGAtctcatagaaacaaaacaaaaatacaagattgttagaacaattttctGTCTAACCGTTTGCAAAAGAATACGTTTACGTTTCAGGCTGCAAAAGAAGAGGAAACTCCAATTTCGGGAGAAAGATTATGCATATTCTGTATAATAGAACGTAGAATGTGAGAAGATATTTCAGGATGTTTTTGTACATCGTATAAGGGCCTATTTATAAGATGAAGAGTTGAGGTAGACTTTGACTAGTTCTTCTTATTTGAGTTAAATTGAAATTGTACTTGAGAGCAATAGTTGGACTTGGGCACCTACTCCAATGTAGACTTTGAGTAGGACACTGTGAGTCTGTGACCCAGATTATTCTAATAGAGATTATACCTtctgctatttaattaatagctttGTGGGTCTGTCATTGACATAAGACCCAAAATTTGATGGGTTTGTAGTGTAATTTTATTCCCAACAAAGATAAAACTTAGAATTTTTTAATCGAATCTTAAATTTGCATATGAATTAATactgaaaattaaaaagaaaaaagaacaaatttacTTCCAACATCACAAGGCATATCACGTCACATTATCCATTAAATTGTAGACAGCCATGTGacaattaattatatgatatttATCAGGTTTCTAAAATGGATTATAAGAGTTGTTGATGCAATGAACATCCAGGTCAGGCCTCCTTTCACGGAGGAGCTGAAGGTATTTCAATGTCTAAGTTAGTAAGACTCTAATTGAGAAATGGTAAAGCTCGTAAAAAAGGTTAGAGAGTGTGAGGGTAATGGTATAATAAGAGAGAGCTTGAAACCTTAGGCAAAAGAGGGGATACCCTACCCGTGGTGCATCCAGTTGTTGGTCTTGGGCTTGGTGTGGGCTTCGCCGCTCGGCCTAGTACTAGCAATAGTCTTGAGCTTTCTTAGTTGTTGGACCTTAGAGGCATGTTGGTATGTAATATGGTTCACGAACAACCAACATAATAATTCTCACGTCAATTACTAAAATGTAAATGGTTACATCACAATTCAAATggcagctatatatatatatatatatatatatatgagtcatACTACATATAACACAAATCAGGTCGGCTCAATACATTTTGGGGTATAAGGTGAGAAGTTTAAGTGAggtattttctttaaatttaaataatatttaatttactattatatttttatttaaaaatgatattttatttgaccattttctactaataaatctcttaattttgcatcaatatttttctattgaCCTAGGTtgtaaatatttgtaacaatagaATCAAATAAtgatattagtatttttattttcttctgcattttttattttccttaagtTCTTTATCAAGAATTGTTATCTTACATATTTGAAAagcattatcattattttcaatgtcatatttttgttatattatttcATTATCTACTAActctttttttatgaattaatttcttgttcatttatgaattttgagattcaattaatttttctactttttttttNNNNNNNNNNNNNNNNNNNNNNNNNNNNNNNNNNNNNNNNNNNNNNNNNNNNNNNNNNNNNNNNNNNNNNNNNNNNNNNNNNNNNNNNNNNNNNNNNNNNNNNNNttttttttaaaaaaaaaatcgttctttttaaattaaaatttttcgttttaaaaataaaaataaaaaatattattttttatgtttttttaatttatatgagtatttttgtcttattgagaaatatatagggccatttttattttttttttatctttttgctaaccTTGgaaaaacattgacaatgttttgatagtttggatgagatattgtcacaattaaaagtttgaggaaacattatcaattaggtgCTAGTTTGAGAGAGATATATGGATTTTACCCTTTAAAATagttacaaattaaataaacatgatttataataaataaataaataaattgtNNNNNNNNNNNNNNNNNNNNNNNNNNNNNNNNNNNNNNNNNNNNNNNNNNNNNNNNNNNNNNNNNNNNNNNNNNNNNNNNNNNNNNNNNNNNNNNNNNNNNNNNNNNNNNNNNNNNNNNNNNNNNNNNNNNNNNNNNNNNNNNNNttttttcaataaaaatctTTTCAAATATGGAGCAATAATTtgtgaaacaattttttatggAACACTATTACATGGAAGTATTAGAAAGAATTTAGCTTACCGTTTCAGATTTCTTCTCTATAAAGGATGTGTTTATGCAATCAAGGATTTTATAGTTGAATATAAAGCGAAATATTGTCCAATACATAACCAAGTTTAAATTCTTTTAATGTCAATATCAATCATTCCATACCTTAATATGGATTTGATCTTGTTGATTCCGAAACTATAATGAGTCATTGTAACGACACTACTTATTTGACTAGTATATAAATAGGTTAAAAAGTAGGTTAAATCCTACTTTGCAACGGTAATAGGATTTTAGTTACTTTGCAACTACTCATTATACTTTTATAATCAGCAAGTTCAAATCCATATTGAGGTATGTAATGACCGATCTTGATATGAAAAGAGTTTAAACTTGGTTATGCACTAGACAATacttctctttattttcttctaccATAGAATTCTTTATTGCATAAACACATCCTTCATTGAAAAGAGGTCTGAAACGCTGAGCCGAATTCTTTCTAATACTTGCATGTATTAGCGttccataaaaaaata
Coding sequences within it:
- the LOC132171867 gene encoding uncharacterized protein LOC132171867, coding for MPTVWCALRRSLDCRRSQLPSDVHDPNDNNNLSTSTRKPDSSCCPKAISDLRDVMKRRDNKPLVCSRRSLGSIEFLKPVTHEVLLDDSTWEIKISRFYASSNANDRGKHGPTFVGNLRLANTDNRGRHPVPHYDSGRSTLIKIHGGGCSDIPSECRRSIETDYNGNSNPICQICGAQFRKLDAVEAHHLSKHAVIELGEGDSSRKIVEIICQKSCRLKSAEKECRRIERVLKVHNMQKTVAWFEEYRETVKIEASKLPKKHPRCLVDGNELLRFYGTTVVCSLGINGSSSLCTLDDCGVCQVLRHGFLTKKESNGGVFTTSTSGRAFESIELYEKDSSARKALIVCRVVAGRIHSPLERIQEMASSGFDSLAWRKGSHSNFEELCVLNPRAILPCFVAIYKPE
- the LOC132171182 gene encoding protein HEAT-STRESS-ASSOCIATED 32, with product MSAYLWKSFDEDEDRPEKPRRYGVTEMRGPHFTLLSQNVIQDIFESMGQFVDGLKFSGGSHSLMPKAFIKEVINIAHQHDVYVSTGDWAEHLVHKGPSVFKEYVEECKQLGFDTIELNVGSLEVPEETLLRFVRLIKSGGLKAKPQFAVKVNKSDIPVGGDRAFGAYIVPRPRSSEFVEDVDLLIRRAERCLEAGADTIMIDADDVCKHADSVRSDIIAKVIGRLGLEKIMFEASNPRASEWFIKQYGPRVNLFVDHSQVMDLECLRGRNLGKNHASVLGSSSFLF